Proteins co-encoded in one Gopherus evgoodei ecotype Sinaloan lineage chromosome 4, rGopEvg1_v1.p, whole genome shotgun sequence genomic window:
- the LOC115650666 gene encoding zinc finger protein 501-like, giving the protein MVSENEETPQQEDAKQVEPHGTLSGRPKGNVSGSCALPERTNACETKHRPEENFSSHSDLITRESINLKETRYRCHKCGKSFNGSSDLLTHQRIHRGEKPYMCSECGNSFNRSSHLIRHRSIHTGETPYTCSECRKSFNRNSSLIRHQKTHTGEKPYTCSECGKRFSYNSVLISHQRIHTGETPYTCSVCGKSFNQGSSLIRHQQIHSGWTPYTCPECGKCFSYRSALRMHQRIHTGDKPYECSECGKRFMDRSALITHERIHTGERPYMCSECGKSFSQSSNLIRHRTIHRGEMPYTCAECGKSFKQSSALITHQRIHRGETSYTCSECGKSFNRSSSLIRHQKIHM; this is encoded by the coding sequence atggtgagtgagaatgaggagacaccccagcaggaagatgctaAGCAAGTAGAACCACATGGGACATTATCCGGAAGACCCAAAGGGAATGTTTCCGGGAGTTGTGCACTCCCAGAAAGAACAAATGCCTGTGAGACTAAGCACAGGCCAGAGGAAAACTTCAGTAGCCACTCAGACCTTATTACACGCGAGAGCATCAACTTGAAAGAGACACGCTACAGATGCCataagtgtgggaaaagcttcaatggGAGCTCAGACCTcctcacacatcagagaatccacaggggagagaaaccctacatgtgctctgagtgtgggaacagcttcaatcggagctcacaccttatcagacataggagcatccacacaggagagacgccctacacgtgctctgagtgcaggaaaagcttcaatcggaaCTCAAGCCTTATTAGACATCAGAAAACTCACACAGGAGAAAAACCCTAcacgtgctctgagtgtgggaaacgctTCAGTTATAACTCAGTCCTCATCTCACATCagcgaatccacacaggagagacaccCTACACGTGTTCtgtgtgtgggaaaagcttcaaccaGGGCTCAAGTCTTATTAGACATCAGCAAATCCATAGTGGATGGACACCCTACACATGCCcggagtgtgggaaatgcttcagtTATAGATCAGCCCTTCGCATGCATCAGAGAATTCACACAGGTGACAAACCCTAtgaatgctctgagtgtgggaaacgctTCATGGATCGTTCAGCCCTCATCAcacatgagagaatccacacaggagagagaccctacatgtgctctgagtgtgggaaaagcttcagtcagagctcaaACCTTATCAGACATCGGACAATCCACAGAGGAGAGATGCCCTACACATGCGCTGAGTGTGGGAAGAGTTTTAAGCAGAGCTCTGCCCtgatcacacatcagagaatccacagagGAGAGACGTCCTAcacgtgctctgagtgtgggaaaagcttcaatcggagctccagccttattagacatcagaaaatccacatgtGA